One window of the Zea mays cultivar B73 chromosome 3, Zm-B73-REFERENCE-NAM-5.0, whole genome shotgun sequence genome contains the following:
- the LOC103652209 gene encoding protein FAR-RED IMPAIRED RESPONSE 1-like, translating into MEFISSMQESRIPQHCIMDYVSEMHGGPESVPVTAQDMYNLKKAKQRERNANDVAKLLSFFASCKKDNPQFFSDFQLDKEGKILSIFWSHASQQGDYMDFGDAVTFDTTHKTNLYEKPLGMFVGSNHHLHCTIFAFALLGDETVDTFEWVFNAFKTCMGTEGPRVMLTGTTDNNELNIKILQCQ; encoded by the exons TCATAAGTTCAATGCAAGAGAGTCGAATCCCGCAACATTGTATTATGGATTATGTATCAGAAATGCACGGTGGTCCTGAGAGTGTGCCTGTAACAGCACAGGACATGTATAACCT GAAAAAGGCAAAGCAACGAGaaagaaatgcaaatgatgtgGCAAAGCTACTATCCTTTTTTGCATCCTGCAAAAAggataatccacaatttttctcTGACTTCCAATTGGATAAAGAAGGCAAGATTTTGAGCATATTTTGGTCACATGCAAGCCAGCAAGGGGATTACATGGATTTTGGTGATGCGGTTACATTTGACACAACACATAAGACTAATCTGTATGAAAAACCACTAGGTATGTTTGTTGGTTCAAATCACCACCTCCATTGCACTATATTTGCTTTCGCATTGTTGGGGGATGAAACTGTTGATACATTTGAATGGGTATTCAACGccttcaaaacatgcatgggaaccgaagggccacgagtgatgctgacaggtacGACTGATAATAATGAATTAAAT atcaagatcctgcaatgccagTAG